One region of Seriola aureovittata isolate HTS-2021-v1 ecotype China chromosome 15, ASM2101889v1, whole genome shotgun sequence genomic DNA includes:
- the si:ch1073-15f19.2 gene encoding mucin-2 isoform X2, with protein MSLGSSNMAGTALGAAFSLLLYASVIQGLPDVERTRYEVTEAVVGQNITLPCTVKSDPQLKIVNVEWSKKNTKLALYSQLYGVHLFWPNVTIQIENDTANKLMGSYLHLPAVNEWDSGIYICDIAAFPSGSIRRETELKIKVVVKVTCDVDGAVDVRNGENVTIRCRASADAQYRWTKNKMPVSESESLELWRVTDAHAGVYALTVNTGNQSLHKEFTVTVLTATTSLSTDLSTASPQPVTEGGLIEPAESSFTTYPTTGLSTTDTDVTWSTSTGTDATDDNPRPGNVTITAGENITSFINDTHVSVTSSPATPTHTEPFRFLNATTLRYGSTVFASTQEMAIDEVTKESNGTEESSTTGNTTENYDVTPRLSTGTGANSQGWLYRLHSNPLLLQSSIQLQDTVRFRHSRSPLHAVTR; from the exons ATGAGTTTGGGGAGCTCAAACATGGCTGGAACTGCGCTGGGAGCggccttctctctcctcctctatgCCTCTGTTATACAAG GGCTCCCGGATGTTGAGAGGACCCGTTATGAAGTGACAGAGGCAGTGGTGGGCCAGAACATTACTTTACCCTGTACCGTAAAGAGCGATCCTCAACTCAAGATTGTCAATGTTGAATGgagtaagaaaaacacaaagctggCTCTGTATAGTCAGCTTTATGGGGTCCATCTATTTTGGCCCAATGTCACTATACAGATTGAGAACGATACTGCAAACAAGTTGATGGGCTCCTATCTGCACCTTCCTGCGGTGAATGAATGGGACAGTGGCATCTACATTTGCGATATTGCAGCCTTTCCCTCTGGCTCCATCAGGAGGGAGACGGAGCTGAAGATCAAAG ttgTGGTTAAAGTAACGTGTGATGTGGACGGTGCTGTTGACGTCCGTAATGGAGAAAACGTGACAATTCGCTGCAGAGCCTCTGCTGATGCACAGTACAGGTGGACCAAG AACAAGATGCCGGTGTCAGAGAGTGAATCTCTAGAGCTCTGGCGGGTGACCGACGCTCACGCAGGGGTTTATGCACTGACTGTCAACACAGGAAACCAGAGTCTGCATAAAGAGTTTACTGTCACCGTGCTAACAGCGACCACAAGCTTAAGCACAG ATCTCTCAACGGCGTCACCACAGCCAGTAACCGAAGGTGGTTTGATAGAACCTGCAGAGAGCAGCTTCACCACATACCCAACCACTGGGCTTTCAACCACCGACACCGACGTTACTTGGTCCACGAGCACGGGTACCGATGCCACCGATGATAATCCACGCCCCGGCAATGTTACGATCACAGCTGGAGAGAACATAACCTCTTTTATAAACGATACACATGTCAGTGTCACATCATCCCCTGCAACACCAACACATACTGAGCCTTTTCGCTTCCTCAACGCCACTACTTTACGTTATGGCAGTACAGTGTTCGCATCAACACAGGAAATGGCCATTGATGAAGTGACGAAGGAGTCAAACGGGACGGAGGAGTCCAGCACCACGGGAAACACTACTGAAAACTATGATGTAACTCCAAGACTAAGTACTGGAACTGGAGCAAACAGTCAAG